aaataaatgtttcaaagtaaaGTTCCCACGCTTCAGCTGCTCTTCCCTCTGTAGGCTCTGTGTCAGTCAGTGTAGTAGAGAACAGAGCAGAACATTTGTCCAGTCACTAACACAGATGTGAACGGTAGATTTGATCAAGAATACCCAGGTGCAAACTGATTCTTGCTTGTAATGACAGagtcaacatttatttaaaataaagattatatCTGAGCAGAAATAAGCTCAGGCAATACTCTAAACCCAACCTTAAAATGTTCTCAAAAAGATAGAAgtgttttgtagttcttttgaGTTTAAGGTTCTGTTTCATCACGACCAATTGTTCACACTTTGTTGGTTATATagtcaaagaaacacaagcatgAAATGCAGACGTATGTTCATTGAAATCCAaggtttagagagagagagataaaaatgTACTTTGCAGAGCGAGTCATCATTTAATCTTCTAAAAGGCACCACGTCAACGCATCAACAAATAAGTGGTAAAGACCATGACTCATAAGGACCTACAGCagcatttctttatttgaagTGTGTGGAATATCTGCAGTGGTGTCTTAGAAATCTGCAACAAATGAGCTTATTGacaatattctgttttttatgttcCTTCAACGAAAAATCGAGCAAAAGATTTGAAATGCTCCTCTGATGGATTTGAAACAGTGCAGATGTGCTTCTTGTCACCGTTTGACATGAAATGACATGTCATGGAATTGTAAGACTGACAATGTTTAAAGAGGAAATTATTTTTGGGTTATCTTATGTTATTGAAAAGCAAGACCACTTGGCAAAAAACGAGTCACATGCCACAGAGTGGAATTACTTACCAAATGTAAtattcctcctctcctctcctctcctctcctctcctctcccctcctctactctcctctcctctcccctcctctcctctcctctcctctcctctcctctcctctcctctcttccagCATCATAAATGGCTTCGCCCTGCCCCTGAAGGCTGAACACAAGCAGTTCCTGGTTCGGGTTCTCATCCCATTACACACGGCGAAGTCCCTTTCCATCTTCCACGCACAGGTCAGTGACATTTTACCGCTTGCATACATATtcaaatgtcattgtttttaccGGTATGTAAAAGTAGTGGACAAATCTGGGACTCAAACAACAGAGATTTTACGGGGCAAAaggtgcaattaaaaaaaaaaaaaagtatttacatCACATGACGTCTGTCCAACACAGCAAACCTAgcaggcataaaaaaaacaaaaaaaacaagcaatcaCACAGagtcaaaaaacatgaaaatagtTGGAGTGTGATGAACTCACAACAAAGGAAAACTGTCAGGAAAGACAAAGGGAGTATATGACCAGCGTTACACAATTACATAATCAGGAGTGTAATGAGTAgaggtgtgatgatgatgacagaatCAAGAGAATAATGCATACTAATTTTTTGAGCCACATTTCTCAGCAATATTTTTCCAGGCTTTTGAACAACAAGCAACAATCAATttctattgtgtttttttttcttctgtatgCCAGGGATGTACAAAACACTATGAAACTATATTTAGATCTCGGTTCAGTTATGAAACCCCAAATGCTTTGTGGTTTCTTGCAGTTCTTCTCCTGACTCAGACAAGCTTTGCTGAAGGTTTTAGAGACTGTACTCCTTTTAATTAACATAATAATGACTCTGGTCCTTTGAGCTTGATGAAACAGTCAGCAGTGTCTATAAACTTTAAGCCCATTTAAGGATTCCTTTAATGTGCAGTACACTTCTACTGTAAATGATGATCTATCAGATGGAAGGTGTAGTAAGGGTTTCCTGCCACCAGGAGGCACAGTTGAGTCACAGATTATGctgcagagggagggactcacctttaatttagtgtgtgtggtttagttgagctctctgtgtgtgtgtgtgtgtgtgtgtgtgtgtgtgtgtgtgtgtgtgtgtgtgtgatgatttgTACACAAATAGGATCCACTCtactgtgtgcatttgtgtgtgatttttttcccacacaTTGTTTGATTATGCACAATGCAAGTAAAGCTAGTTCTATACATTTTACTCaggtatgtgtgtatatttgtgtgtgtgtgtgtgtgtgtgtgtgtgtgtgtgtgtgtgtgtgtgtgtgtgtgtgtgtgtgtctttgcctCAGCATCATGGTGCCCTACATTTCTACTCACCGTCTCCCTCCCTGTggttcacacacatacattatttaaacacaaaaaaaaacacacacacacacacacacacacacacacacacacacacacacacacacacacacacacacacacactcggttTGACAGGGTCGCGGGGGACACGCTGCCGGTGGACAGCAGTTTCCGCGCTCGTTGGGCGTGTCCGCGCAGGAGTGACCCACTTCTGGATCTAAATATTAAAACGCCAAACACCAAAAGCAGCGTCGTTTCACTCATCTTAAAGGTTTCTTATACCATGAGATAGAGATGAATCACACACCCTGTAGCTTCTGGAGGGGTTTTTCTCATTCATGTTTACGTCACCGAAAACAGCTGTTAGAGCTATAGCCACCATAATGGTTAGACAGTATGGTTTCCAACAGCAGAAAGCAAATGCAGTGCTTTTACATTGTAAGCTCATTGCAGTTATTTATGCTCTTCATTAGTATTCTCAGGGATACAAACATGTCTGCCCATACTGGCAATACCGAATAACTTCAGAATAGTAGGTAACCAGCTGGGGGTCTGACTTTGCTTTCAATTGCTTAGTCCCACCTGAGATTTGAGCCCCATGTACATTACTCTCCGACGTCAGAGGTGtgctattttacattttgaaagtcTGGTCAGCGGAGCCATGAAAGGCAGCTAACGCTAGCTTGACCCCGCTTGCTTGTAgaagatgaaacacaaacagaccctTGAGTGTGCAGGTGTCGCAAAAATGATTCTGCAGGTATATTTTAGAGATGAGATATCATAAACAGTATAAACACCTAGAAGGAATCAGTCTTAGTCAAACTCAGCAAGCTAAGCTGACTAGCTTCAACTTTTAAGCACCAAAATGTTGACTCAAAGACAAAGgcaaatgttttgatttgtggACTTGTTGAAATGGGTCAAAAGCTGCCTCATATCAGTGAGTGTGAGTTAACTACACGGGGCTAAGATGCACTCAAGTTATGAGCCGTCATGTAAGAGGAACAGTCAGTCAATCACTGGCATGATAGCTGAAGCTTAGAAAATATAATTTGACTATAAACTAAATATCATTTTGAATGAGTCAGCATGTTTCTGAGATTTTTAGACTCCAAAACATGGCTGCTCTTAATGTGCAAGTTGTAACAAATGTAAAAGGCAAGTAGCCAATATTAGATCCCACTAGAATGACTACATCGCCCCAAAAATAGACCGTGCTTTGACCTGCCACCTTGACAAATCAATATTGGTAAAACCTCCGCCTTAAAGTCTTCAACGTCTGTAATCTTTAGCCTAACAACGGCCCGCTGCACCCACAAAGTCTGGCTTGACAACAGAATCCAACTCTATATTTACCCCAAGCAGCATCTCTAATCCCTTACTAATGCTTTAAATAGTTAGACCCATCAGCACCTTTGTTTTAATcctcctttcttttatttttttttccttttaattcaAGCTTGCCATCCCTTTTTTTAGCCTCGGCTCCCTCTGCTTCTGTAACCATGTTGTGGTTTGGAGTAAGGGACGGGACGGTTAGGGAtggaaggagaagagagagagagagagagagaaaagaaaaaaaggtgggAAATAATAACGATGAAAAGAGATGAGACGGGAAGAGGAGATGATAGCTGTGGATGATGTGAAAGCCAGACAGGCGCAGACACAGACAGTGGAGCTTCAGGTCAGGACTGAAACAAAGGAGAAAGTACAAAGAGAGTACACACATTGACAGTCTGATCGTACACGACCTCTTGTGTCTGTGACGATACTCCAGCGTGGTGTTGTAAAGATGACATTTTAGAGTTTACTGACCTCAAAGTCAGAGAATGGACTCGTGCGGTAATAATGTAAAGAAGGAGGTATAAAAGAGGACAAAAGAGGAGGCCAACAGAGGCAGAGACAAGACGTTTTTTAAACTCTATCTCACATTGCCTTGAGGGACTTCTCTCGTGTGACATCACTCCTTCCGAagtaaacacacgcacacacagtccCCGTCGCCACGGTGCCCACTTGCAACGGCAACTGGCCCGGTTGGAGGGGGCAAccgcaaaaacacacacatgcacacatgcacgcacgcacgcacgctcTTTGCTAAATAATAGGAAATGATTGCAGAATTTATAAGGGGGAGACAAGAGCTGATGTCGacgtagacacacacacacacacacatacgcacacacacttgtgaCACACACCTCCCGTTGGAAAACTTGGCTTTCCAATCTTTAACAGTGTGTAATCCTGGGGGATAAGCGCTAAGATCCCCCTTGTCTCCGTGACAGCTTCAGGGAACGtgccttgattttttttttttttcattgtgtgtgtgtgtgtgtgtgtgtgtgtgtgtgtgtgtgtgtgtgtgtgtgtgtgtgtgtgtgtgtgtgtgtgtgtgtttgtgtgtgttctaacCTCATCTCCTCTGTCCTGACAGTTGGCCTACTGTGTGGTGCAGTTTATGGAGAAAGATGCTACAGTGACTGAATATGTAAGTCATGTTTTATTGTCCTGTTATCACACACTTTCATCATCAATTTAAATTAATATTGAAGTGTCCTTGAATTGTAGTTTGTCATTTCTTTATACCAAATTACTTAAAGTGATACGGGGACGTGATAGCATTGCTTCAAATGAGTCAGCTGTGCTCATAAAATCAGATTTAAACCTCTAAtgagtattttttctttttacacaacACAACTCCAAATGATTGCTtagtctgttgtttgttttaaaagcaaGAATGCAACTTATCCTAGTATGTCTGAAGTATAATCTTACAATCTGTCAATGTCTTATTTttctgccccctagtggtcaaaataaatgattactattttATCAGACACCCCTGTTTAGCTTTGGCTGAAGCCAGTGTTTAGAAGTGAAAGATTATAATTTCATCAAAACTTTCCTTCTCTATGTAATCGCTCTGGGAAATAAGGGGTTAACATCAACGGATAGGATCGAAGCTCAGCTGGTAATGTAATTAATACAATGTCAATACAAGTCATAGAAAATAAGACTTATGATAGTGTAACTCAAGCTCATACTTTATTATCATAACTGTCATCTCAATACTGTAAGATGGTCACCAACGtacttttggttttgtttacaaaaatgaatgCTTAATGCACTAACCGGAGGCACAGATGGAGGCCGGCCGGCTACCCTGCCGAGCTAATGGCTGCAGTGTGTATTTCTATTCATGTGCtatctgttttctctgcagatcaTCAGAGGGCTGCTCAAGTACTGGCCTAAAACCTGCACGCAGAAAGAGGTGAGGCAGCTCACGCGCCCAGGTTTCTAAACTGCCGACATGTATCCGTTGTGAAAAAACAATCTGAACATTGTTGTTCCTGCGTGTTCCTCAGGTGATGTTCCTGGGAGAAATCGAGGAGATCCTGGATGTTATTGAGCCGTCTCAGTTCATCCGGGTCCAGGAGCCTCTCTTCAAACAGATTGCCGCCTGCATCTCCAGCCCTCACTTCCAGGTGAACGCCATAAACACCACGTGTTCTTTTTCTGCATTCAAACGGTGTCTTGCAATGAGTCTAAAAAGTAAATTAAGACAAGAAAACAGCAATAATTAACCTGAAAGCAGCACCttaacagatttaaagaaaaagaaaaagttgctGTAGAAGacggtagaaaaaaaaaaaagtcttccttGCATGACTTCCCAAACTGAATGCGTCTTTCTCTGTGATTGCTTCAGGTAGCGGAGCGGGCTCTTTACTTCTGGAACAATGAATACATCCTCAGTCTGATAGAGGAGAACTGTCAAGTCATCCTGCCGCTCGTCTTTGCCACCCTCTACAGAGTCTCCAAGGAGCATTGGAACCAGTACGTGGCTCACCCATCACACACATTAACTCAAAGCTTTTTGATATTAGGTAgtagatttgatttgattgtaATCTCAAGCTCTGTTACAGTTTGACTGGATGtgttcatttcacattttgcgGGTCAGCAgtcactcaggttacccaaatatatgctcaaaaacactgtcaaagtggatttctCCCAATAAGTCCCCTTTAAAATCCGTCTCCTGACCCACGACTGAGCGTCAAAGTCCGCCGTCTTCTCTTGTCGTCCCTCCAGGACCATCGTGTCCCTGATCTACAACGTGCTGAAGACCTTCATGGAGATGAACAGCAAGTTGTTTGATGACCTCACTGCCTCCTACAAAGTGGAGAAACAGAAGTGAGTATGACTCACTCTCGCGTGTTTATTTGTGTCACTGGATACGACAATGACAACAAGAGGAAGTCATTGAAGCACTCTTAAGTCATGCATTTCGACTGCATGTGTTCCATTATCCATCACGTTATATTTCACGCTGTAAGTATGTATCGCTTAGGTCATCCCTTTAAgaatcacatcatcatcataacacAGTTTCAGACTAAAGATAGAGGATACTTTCTGAATCGAAATGAATGCAGCAGTTGGatatttttgctttcttttcgAGAGTGAATCAATCTCGTCTGTAGGTGGAGTAAAGTTGAGACGTGGTTAGGCGGCTCTATTAACTGTGGAAAACTACACCTATCAACATCTATGGATGTGTCTTTATTACACTCTACTAGTGCTACTGAGGCATACGCAGGCACATGAAATACTGTTACATACTCTGTTAGTTTTACACATCTTTTTAGAACTTCTGTGCAAATTCTCCAGCTGTACAGAAGCTTCTAGATACAAGTGCTGAACCAGAGTTTGGTTGGGGTCTCTCTCCAGCAGAGAGGCATGTGAGACATGTTTGCCACAAATCCACCTTCGGCTGAGGAAGGCTATTGTATCAATACTTACCTTAAAATGCCTACAGACTGCAAATTTGTAAATTACTTTATAaaaccctttttatttttttttacaggaaagcTCCGACATACCATCACATAGTGCAAAGATTTAAAGAGTTCATATGCGACCTTCAGAGTTTCCAGAATATGTTAACTGTCCTGCGAGTGTCCTGAAAACGGCACGTATGTCCATAGTGCATCAATTAAAGATAAATTAACTTCATATTACAAATGTGTCCTTGAAATGGAAACTCTAAATGAACTTCCTTATTGTGGTGAAATCTTTACTTCTATATTTCATGTTTGGCTTTTGTGTGAAGTTTGTGAATTAGGTCTAAATCTCTGGGAAGTATTTCAATCACATGTTAAAGCTGTAAACATAATTCTCTTGTCTTTTAAATTGTCAGATCAATGGGAAATAtatgctcctcttcctcttgtgACCTATTCACGGCACAAGTTGACTTAAGTGACTGATCTGAATGTGCTTCTGAGGAGTTCATTTTGATAAGAGCTGGTTAAAGGTTAGCTTGAGGGAATCGCGTACCTTCAGAAGTCTGTGGTCTGCGTACTCAAATTAAAACCAGGGACTATATTTCTGCTCTCGCCCTGTGCCCCCCTCCAGGGAGATGAAGCGGGAGAGGGAGCGTGCAGAGCTGTGGCAAGGTCTGGAGGAGCACCAGGAGCGCCGGATGCAGATGCTCACAGAGGCCGCCAGGAACCAGCGCAACCTCCAGGAGCGAGGCGAGAGAGGGGACCTGCCTACCCCTTCGTCCCCACAGACGGCTCCCTCCGACCAGCCGGAGTCCAAGACCAGTGGGGCCTCCTCTTCAGGAGCAGGGGAGAGCGCCACCTAGGTGTTGCTCTACTGAAACGGGATAACACAAGGGGTTTGGGGACAGGGAGAAGACACGAGgttgatgatgaaggtgttgggagtgttcagataaaaaaaaaaagagaaaaaaaggtacaTAACAAAACCGCTGTTCTTTTATCTTGTATCATAGAGGAGGTGGCTTTTTTGTCAAAGAGCGCACGGGCTCAGTGAtcccaggtaaaaaaaaaaaccttttttttttgtcctgacaGAGTTGTGTGAAACTGGTTCACTTTTTTGCTGTACACACATTATTTTGCAGATCTGAAGATGAATATTGTCCAGGGGTGCAGGCCCGACCCTTCAAATTAACGCCGGGTTTCTTAAGCTGCAGGTCAGTGCCCAAAAAATTGGTAGCTGGCCTGCTTCAAATCAATCTCAAAACAGGAGCTAGAACTTCTCTGAACACGGAAACCCGGGttcaacatgtgtccaacagaTCGAGTCCGGGTCTGCACCGTCGCAATCGTATTCCTCTTCGGGGTCCGAGATGCTTATTTCATGCGTGGATAGCACAATCCATTAATAAACGATAAAAGAAGCAATTTCACACAAATGTCCCCGAACTATCGCCGCACCGGCCAGACACACTAACCGTcgcacgcacacagacagcaggtacatatttactgtaaatatgaagaCAGAGCTAACGAGAGATAACGTGTATCCAGGTAATGCAAAATCTCACACACTAATAATCAACTGATGCACCAAGAGACATGCTCACATACATAAAcacttgcacacaaacacacgttaaacacacacacacacacacacagctggttcTGGCGCTAACTCCTCTCCCATTCTGTCGGGTTCCACCAAAGGACGAGCCTAAAGTCCCTCAAGGTTAAATAACCACTGATGATGATACTGATATAAAGTACAATACTGTTCCTTCTTCTTACTTGTTactctactactactactctACTCTACTCTAAGTactactgatgatgatgatgatgatgatgacgacgatgacgacgatgtttttatatatatacatatgtcTCTGGATATTTCTGTAGTGTATTATGGGAGAAACACTAGTGTAGCAGAAACCACCAAGGGGAAGTCCGGCTCAAATTCACATCACATGTTTAAGCGTACGAGGGCCGTAATGTGGATGCTGGAATTCAGCGGTATTCCCCTTTAACAGACCTTAAAACGAGGGAAGGAATGAACTGGATTagcaggttttttctttttctttctttcttttttgttgttgaaaaattgggggggggggggggggatctttGTGGTGCGGGGGATGTGTATTCAAAAGGGAAATCTCACTGAAAATCCGTAAAAAACATtccacgtttaaaaaaaatttctttctttcaaaaaaaaagaaaagccctGTGGAGAGCGGAGTTATGTTTCAATGCGTTTCCTGCCAAAAcaacttttctttgtgtttatcCTCGACAAATCTTctgaatgtatttctttttttctttttaagtgaaTTTGTTCAGCCGacgttttgaaatgtttacattcatGTCTCCTTGCTCTAAATCTTCATCTTTCCAGCCATTCGTTGGTATTATGCTACATTCTATGCACGTTAAAAGCCACAAGCTATTGTTGGATTGAATAGTCTCAAACACACAGGAGAATGTGAATCATATTGCCCCATGTTCTCCTTCAAGTTTAACATCATGTGCTGGTACAATTACAAAACACAGGGAACCTGCTGATAGAAACATTCCTCCAGAGTGCCactgggggtggggtggggggggatacTCCACAGGGTTCCTTTAATTTGGATGCtttgatgatttgttttggGCCAAAAGTTTGACAAATGTCCTCTGAAGTAGACTCCAAGCTTTAACCAAAAATGTATACAGACTTGTAAAACTCAGCGTAAAGGTTaccagaggacaaaaaaaaaacatgcaccaCAATAAATTGGGACTAAAAGAAAAACCCAGTAATCCAGTTGGATTTCTGAACCCTGAAGCGTCTGTTCCTTTAGGCTCAGCAGACCTCATGCTGCTAGATGGGCGTCTATGATGATGAAAACCCTTTCCGGCGTGAACCAACAACAATCCGTTTATTCTTGTCTGATCATTACGGTAGAGtgatgggatttaaaaaaaaaaaaaaaaaaaaaagaggtggggggaaaaaactaaaaaaaaaaaaaattattttagCAATATTTTCATTCTTTCAGGATACTCTTTGTGGTTTTAGGGGGTTAAACAGGAAGTGGGTGTCACACTCAAATGTTTACCCCCCACTCATGTTTTTACTCCTGTTGCGTCCTTGATATTCACATTGTCTTAAAGGTACTTTCTGTGTACATTGATTTGATGAAAAACGATCTTTGCTTTgtaattatgttgtttttttcttcgtGTTCTTTTTGTATGATCTTGTTCATTTTGTGGAAAACTGATACTGAtgctatttattttctatttgatCAGGAAATGTAACCTTATTTGAAGATGATGGTCaggttgagtgtgtgtgtgtgtgtgtgtgtgtgtgtgcatgcgtgcctGAGTGAATCAGTGAGCAGGAGATGTGTGTAGACAGAGCGATAGAGAACGAGAGAATAGTtctctctttgttcctttttctctctctctccttctctccttcccgAGGGACAGGGTTTGAATCCGAATGTATCGTTAAACgatttgattgtgttttctttttcttttttttattacattgaGACGCAGAGCTACCTGTCGGCTGCTTCGTAACCAAacgttccaaaaaaaaaaaaaccttcaaatcaGCCGTTCCCAAACACTCACTCTGAATCATGCCTGAGTCAACAAGGTTGTGAAACCCATTTGATTTGCACCTCTAAGATTGGCATTTCACATTTAATGAGTACTAAAGCATCCCGGGAAGAGTCATTCATCTGACAGCAATGCATTTCTGTGCCCTGCCCAGATTGGAGTTTTCCTCTGGAGGATTTCAATTTGAACGACTTGTTCTGATGCTACTTGGGCTTTCGGGCTGCTGTTACACCTAATCCGCCTTCACTgatctgtttgttgttttcttcaaaCATTGACACTGTAGCTTTCCATTTAATTGCATTGGCAGTTGTAACATCCAGGTTATACATTTCCACGTTTGTCAGTCAAAACATCACATCACGTTCGTTGAGCTTGAAAACAGTAGGAAAGAAAAACTCCACGTACTAAATAGCTTTGAAACAGTTGGAAATGGACTTGCTCCATATTTCTGGTGATGGCTTAGAAGTCATTCATGTGGCTGAAATTCTGAACTACAGTCATGTGGAAAATGGTTTTTGGATGTATTGCCACAGAACAGCTCCTGAGCAGTAACCATTGCTATTGGGACGGCTCAATCTGCTGATGAACACAGCTAAAAGATCTGTCGAAAATGAACCCAGAGTTAAGGTTGTGGCACATGTTagtgtttcttacattttggCTTTGACCCCTCAGAAATAATTCATGCCTACTTGCTACTCTTTGGCCTTTGTGTTGATATGATTCACagaaagttaaaataaagagTTTACCCTTTGGAGAGGCAACTATAGATCAGCAAAAATACAAATGAGTAAACATTTGAGGGAAATCAGACGCTGAAGAGTATTTTTGACCCTCGTTATTTTCTTTAGGGTTCCAATAAGGGGCCCTGACCCCAAGGTTTGAGGTCATTAATATATGCCTCTATACCACAATGTTGTACACGTATTCTATTCAGGCCAGGTCTTTTAGTTGTCCCATTGTTGCTGCACACATCAAAAGCATGGACACTGAGCAGCCACTGATATCTTAGGTGTGACAGCAGCCTCATACAACCACAAACCTCAAAACCTGAACCCGCAGACACCATGAAGAAAATCAAAAAGCTCCCAAATGGTCGGATTTCAGACACTGTTTTGATTCAGGCAAAAACACACTTACAAAAAAGGACATGACAACTGTAAAGAGACTAAAAACCTGACCTCGCTGTCATAGAACTCAGCttctttatattttgttttggcTAGCTTACTCACAAACCCTCTTGATTGTTACCGTCAGTTGGTCAGCTGACTCGAGAAAACCCCCGACGCCCACTGATCTGCTCAACAGTTATACTCCTCTTATTTTTGAATTCTGCTGTACATTGTAGAACCGGAAGCGAGAGAAGAGCGAGTGTTCACAGAGAGATCTGGTATCACCTCACAGACAGCCATCAAACGCTGCTTCTGTCCACTGTCACATTTCCTCTCTGGCATTTTCAATACGGCCGAATTTAAACAAACGTTTTCAAATCTGAGGGGTGGTGTGTGAGTGGATTGGATGAAAGCAGCCAGTAAAGattggagaggaaaaaaaaacagaggaggagaaagacagaggaaagaaaagacatAGAGTTAGACTTGATAGAATGGCAATAAGTCAGAGCAACAGTAATAGAGTGAGAATATAATGTTACAGAAACCTACAACCGCATTACGTAGCAATTTCACTGAATTTCTAGATTTGCACTGTCTGCCCAATggtatgtgtttgttgtgttgaagAAATACCTTAGAGAAGATGACTAAGACAATGCAGAAGatgaaaatgtatattttgggGACCAACAAAGCAGTGGGGGGGGTTTGAATGTAGAGAGGCTTACTACTGTACGTAACATTACAGGGGGTGTagaatggagaaaaaaaaaactatgtgCTAAAAATGAAACTTCACTTTGAGAAAACACTCTGGGAGTCTGTGCCATGTTTGTGTCACTTCTTGTTCCTTCACTCTCGCTTTACGGAGatctttttttcatattgtcATTTCAACGttgatttaaaggcacagtgtgCATTAAATGGAACATATTCAGTTTAACTATGTGGACAAAGAGGCCTTAGTTTAGTTACAAACTCTGAatggtgaagaaaaaaaaaagaagctttttaaCTTGTGTTCAACGACGAGTTGAAAGCTCCCGCTGTAAGCTAACTGCCTCGCGCAACAGAAAAGCAAGTTAGCATCTAgctcagggatgggcaactttggtcacagcaagggccactttcaattaattctcactgccagagggccaaattaaacgattacagtcaattatgtctcaaatttaactcgacatataccagtgatctaatattattatggacatatttctggttttcatgatttcatggcagattttgtcatcttttcttcatgtttccaattagttgatatgtaaaaattgacctgaggggccacattgagggttgatgggggccgcatgtggcccccgggccg
This portion of the Labrus bergylta chromosome 22, fLabBer1.1, whole genome shotgun sequence genome encodes:
- the ppp2r5b gene encoding serine/threonine-protein phosphatase 2A 56 kDa regulatory subunit beta isoform → METTKLPPTSPSSPTTSFSVPSAEKVDGFPRRSMRRARQRRSHSSSQFRYQSSQVELTPLPLLKDAPVAELHDLFCKKLQQCCVLFDFLDCVADLKGKEIKRAALNELVESVATSRGVLIEPLYPEAIKMISVNIFRTLPPSENPEFDPEEDEPTLEASWPHLQLVYEFFLRFLESPDFQPSMAKRYVDQKFVLQLLELFDSEDPREREYLKTILHRVYGKLLGLRAYIRKQINNIFLRFIYETEHFNGVAELLEILGSIINGFALPLKAEHKQFLVRVLIPLHTAKSLSIFHAQLAYCVVQFMEKDATVTEYIIRGLLKYWPKTCTQKEVMFLGEIEEILDVIEPSQFIRVQEPLFKQIAACISSPHFQVAERALYFWNNEYILSLIEENCQVILPLVFATLYRVSKEHWNQTIVSLIYNVLKTFMEMNSKLFDDLTASYKVEKQKEMKRERERAELWQGLEEHQERRMQMLTEAARNQRNLQERGERGDLPTPSSPQTAPSDQPESKTSGASSSGAGESAT